Proteins co-encoded in one Daphnia carinata strain CSIRO-1 chromosome 3, CSIRO_AGI_Dcar_HiC_V3, whole genome shotgun sequence genomic window:
- the LOC130685280 gene encoding uncharacterized protein LOC130685280 isoform X2, with amino-acid sequence MNRHHHPLVASFQTAGSLTCFFFFLFILPQFFITTVNAIDCFKCVSVNGENPACEDPFHNNFTSDLLESPCMGGRKNRNGLFPATACLKLAGRYDDTGETIVVRGCALDSGTLTTDTEIIRMSHCGGLYFDDRYVNGCLQSCDDGDGCNRAPDRSSWLRMAAASATFSLIFGCRIPFHVLR; translated from the exons ATGAACCGACATCACCATCCGTTGGTTGCATCATTCCAAACAGCCGGATCGTTGAcgtgtttcttcttcttcctgtttATTCTACCGCAGTTTTTCATCACCACAG TCAACGCAATCGATTGCTTCAAATGCGTCTCCGTCAACGGCGAGAATCCCGCCTGCGAGGACCCGTTCCACAATAACTTCACCAGCGATCTACTAGAATCGCCCTGCATGGGCGGACGTAAAAACCGCAATGGTCTCTTCCCAGCCACAGCATGTCTCAAGCTCGCCGGTCGTTACG ACGATACGGGCGAAACGATAGTAGTTAGAGGTTGTGCTCTGGACAGTGGCACGTTGACGACCGATACAGAAATCATACGCATGTCTCACTGCGGCGGATTGTACTTTGACGACAg GTACGTCAACGGTTGCCTTCAGAGCTGCGATGACGGCGACGGGTGCAACAGGGCGCCAGATCGTTCCAGCTGGTTGCGGATGGCCGCTGCCTCGGCCACATTCTCTCTCATCTTTGGCTGCAGAATACCCTTTCATGTTTTACGATAA
- the LOC130685280 gene encoding uncharacterized protein LOC130685280 isoform X1, producing the protein MNRHHHPLVASFQTAGSLTCFFFFLFILPQFFITTVNAIDCFKCVSVNGENPACEDPFHNNFTSDLLESPCMGGRKNRNGLFPATACLKLAGRYADGNYEKMVIRTCALDSGSLTLDTELVRMSHCGSFVLDGRYVNGCLQSCDDGDGCNRAPDRSSWLRMAAASATFSLIFGCRIPFHVLR; encoded by the exons ATGAACCGACATCACCATCCGTTGGTTGCATCATTCCAAACAGCCGGATCGTTGAcgtgtttcttcttcttcctgtttATTCTACCGCAGTTTTTCATCACCACAG TCAACGCAATCGATTGCTTCAAATGCGTCTCCGTCAACGGCGAGAATCCCGCCTGCGAGGACCCGTTCCACAATAACTTCACCAGCGATCTACTAGAATCGCCCTGCATGGGCGGACGTAAAAACCGCAATGGTCTCTTCCCAGCCACAGCATGTCTCAAGCTCGCCGGTCGTTACG CTGATGGTAATTACGAAAAAATGGTGATTCGTACCTGCGCCCTGGATTCCGGTTCATTGACACTTGACACGGAACTCGTCCGAATGTCCCATTGTGGCAGTTTCGTTCTGGACGGAAG GTACGTCAACGGTTGCCTTCAGAGCTGCGATGACGGCGACGGGTGCAACAGGGCGCCAGATCGTTCCAGCTGGTTGCGGATGGCCGCTGCCTCGGCCACATTCTCTCTCATCTTTGGCTGCAGAATACCCTTTCATGTTTTACGATAA